Proteins co-encoded in one Nicotiana sylvestris chromosome 7, ASM39365v2, whole genome shotgun sequence genomic window:
- the LOC104236903 gene encoding heavy metal-associated isoprenylated plant protein 47-like yields the protein MKQKVVLNVSLNGCKRRPSLKKFVLGWLVPCLVQDATCKNKVMSIAVTLRGVEKVSIEVEKNELTVIGEGIDAVKLVNILRKKVGFAKIVTVGPEKKEENPAEETVQPVLAVPHVVCCHNNNRVPAMIEMWEVRDPHYSNTSCHPIW from the exons ATGAAG CAAAAGGTGGTTCTTAATGTGTCTCTCAATGGATGCAAGCGTCGTCCTAGTCTGAAGAAGTTTGTTTTAGGTTGGTTGGTACCTTGCCTGGTTCAAGACGCTACATGCAAAAATAAAGTCATGTCCATTGCAGTAACTTTACGAG GGGTGGAGAAAGTAAGTATAGAAGTAGAAAAGAACGAGCTGACAGTGATCGGAGAGGGAATAGATGCAGTAAAGCTGGTGAACATACTTAGGAAAAAGGTGGGATTTGCTAAGATCGTGACCGTTGGtcctgaaaagaaagaagaaaaccctGCTGAAGAAACAGTGCAGCCAGTTCTAGCAGTGCCTCATGTGGTCTGTTGTCATAACAATAATCGAGTACCCGCTATGATTGAAATGTGGGAAGTTAGAGATCCTCACTACTCTAACACTTCCTGCCATCCAATTTGGTGA